One segment of Herbaspirillum hiltneri N3 DNA contains the following:
- a CDS encoding cation:proton antiporter domain-containing protein, translated as MFSGLELTLFLLGAAVLGVVAFRMMHLPPMLGYLVVGIVIGPHGLGFADDNETTHALAEFGVVFLMFSIGLEFSLPKLSAMRHIVFGLGVAQVLATIAVAMVFGWSAAYILPQLNEISWPAAFALGGALAMSSTAIVSKLLTERLELETEHGRRILGILLFQDLALVPLLIIVPALAKNSGNLVVTLAWASIKALVVLALLLFFGQKLMRSWFQIVVKRRSQELFMLNLLMITLGAAWITEKAGLSLALGAFIAGMLISETEYKHQVEEDIKSFRDVLLGLFFITIGMLLNVHLVLEHWWLVLLLLVGPVLLKFVLIAGLAKLFGSTTGVALRTGLALAQAGEFGFVLLNQAGGLQLMDPLLIQVILASMVLSMLAAPFILAKSDAIVMKLSANEWMLQSLALTQLATRTMSSQKHVIIAGFGRSGQSLAKLLEEEGIPYHALEMDPDLVHDTREAGANVSYGDAARRESLVAAGIHRAAALVVTYASTPSALKVLHHANELAPTLPVIVRSHDDADLDKLLEAGATEVVPEALEGSLMLASHALVMLGVPLRRVVHRVQSARDERYTSLRGYFHGASDVPEDNDNLNVRLQSVALNEGASAIGKTLYQVALEQFDTEVTMLRRGKLRVEFMPDTVLQTGDIVVLRGTGENILRAEKRLLKK; from the coding sequence ATGTTTTCAGGACTAGAGCTCACTCTTTTTCTACTCGGCGCTGCGGTGCTTGGGGTCGTCGCTTTTCGAATGATGCATTTGCCGCCGATGCTGGGTTACCTCGTCGTCGGCATCGTGATCGGCCCGCACGGCCTCGGTTTCGCCGACGACAATGAAACCACGCACGCGCTGGCGGAGTTCGGCGTGGTGTTCCTGATGTTCTCGATCGGGCTGGAATTCTCGCTGCCCAAGTTGTCGGCTATGCGGCACATTGTCTTCGGCCTGGGTGTGGCTCAGGTGCTGGCGACCATCGCGGTGGCCATGGTGTTCGGCTGGAGCGCGGCCTACATCCTGCCGCAACTCAATGAAATCAGCTGGCCGGCGGCGTTTGCGCTGGGCGGCGCGCTGGCGATGTCGTCCACTGCGATCGTCTCCAAACTGCTGACCGAGCGGCTGGAACTGGAAACCGAACACGGCCGCCGCATCCTCGGCATCCTGCTGTTCCAGGATCTGGCGCTGGTGCCGCTGCTGATCATCGTGCCGGCGCTGGCCAAGAACTCCGGCAACCTCGTCGTCACGCTGGCGTGGGCGTCGATCAAGGCGCTGGTGGTGCTGGCGCTGCTGCTGTTCTTCGGCCAGAAGCTCATGCGCAGCTGGTTCCAGATCGTCGTCAAACGGCGTTCGCAGGAACTGTTCATGCTGAACCTGCTGATGATCACGCTGGGCGCCGCCTGGATCACCGAAAAAGCCGGCCTGTCGCTGGCGCTGGGCGCGTTCATCGCCGGCATGCTGATTTCCGAAACCGAATACAAGCATCAGGTGGAAGAAGACATCAAGTCCTTCCGCGACGTGCTGCTCGGCTTGTTCTTCATCACCATCGGCATGCTGCTCAACGTGCATCTGGTGCTGGAGCACTGGTGGCTGGTGCTGTTGCTGCTGGTCGGTCCGGTGCTGCTCAAGTTCGTGCTGATCGCCGGCCTCGCCAAACTGTTCGGCTCGACCACCGGCGTTGCCTTGCGCACCGGCCTGGCGTTGGCGCAGGCCGGCGAGTTCGGCTTTGTGCTGCTGAACCAGGCCGGCGGCCTGCAATTGATGGACCCCTTGCTGATCCAGGTGATCCTGGCCTCGATGGTGCTGTCGATGCTGGCGGCGCCGTTCATCCTCGCCAAATCCGACGCCATCGTCATGAAATTGTCCGCCAACGAATGGATGCTGCAATCGCTGGCGCTGACGCAACTGGCCACGCGCACCATGTCGAGCCAGAAGCATGTCATCATCGCGGGCTTCGGCCGCAGCGGCCAGAGCCTGGCCAAGCTGCTCGAAGAGGAAGGCATTCCCTATCACGCCTTGGAGATGGACCCGGACCTGGTGCATGACACCCGCGAGGCCGGCGCCAACGTGTCCTACGGCGACGCTGCACGCCGCGAGAGTCTGGTCGCCGCCGGCATCCATCGCGCCGCCGCGCTGGTGGTCACCTACGCCAGCACGCCGTCGGCCCTGAAGGTTCTGCATCACGCCAACGAACTGGCGCCGACCTTGCCGGTCATCGTGCGCAGTCACGACGACGCCGATCTCGACAAGCTGCTCGAGGCCGGCGCCACCGAAGTCGTCCCCGAAGCGCTGGAAGGCAGCCTGATGCTGGCCTCGCATGCGCTGGTGATGCTGGGCGTGCCGTTGCGCCGCGTGGTGCATCGCGTGCAAAGCGCGCGCGACGAGCGCTACACCTCCTTGCGCGGTTACTTCCATGGCGCCTCGGATGTACCCGAAGACAACGACAATCTCAACGTGCGGCTGCAATCGGTCGCGCTCAACGAAGGCGCCAGCGCGATCGGCAAGACGCTGTACCAGGTCGCGCTCGAGCAATTCGACACCGAAGTCACCATGCTCCGGCGGGGCAAGCTGCGGGTCGAATTCATGCCTGATACGGTCCTGCAGACCGGCGACATCGTGGTGTTGCGCGGCACCGGCGAAAACATCCTGCGCGCCGAAAAACGCCTTCTCAAAAAATGA
- a CDS encoding AEC family transporter, with protein MEILDRITGIILPVFAIIAIGYGYARWRGEVVRSDMASVNRVSMEVLAPLMVFSALSAKDFDLVHNGWLILASVIISLGSGVLAWPVAKILGYDKRTFLPPMMYNNGGNMGVPLMLLAFGPESLSAAVALFTAATFVYFSLGIKMLQHGRDTRPGSFLKLFKSPIMVAMVLGVLFAVLHVPLPQPLFSAMKLLGEASIPIMLFALGVRMMDISFKSWHIGLVGAVTCPLVGLIVAFALDQVLPLTSGQRGQMYLFGALPPAVLCFMVAEQYRQEPDKVAAIVLMGNLAALVFVPLGLWLGLQPSIR; from the coding sequence ATGGAAATCCTTGACCGCATCACCGGGATCATCCTTCCCGTCTTCGCCATCATCGCCATTGGTTACGGCTATGCGCGCTGGCGCGGCGAAGTGGTGCGCTCGGACATGGCCTCGGTCAATCGCGTGTCGATGGAGGTGCTGGCGCCGCTGATGGTGTTCAGCGCCTTGTCGGCCAAGGATTTCGACCTGGTCCATAACGGCTGGCTGATTCTCGCCAGCGTGATCATCTCGCTCGGTTCCGGCGTGCTGGCCTGGCCGGTAGCGAAAATACTGGGTTACGACAAGCGCACCTTTTTGCCGCCGATGATGTACAACAACGGCGGCAACATGGGCGTGCCGCTGATGCTGCTGGCCTTCGGTCCCGAGAGCCTGTCGGCGGCGGTGGCCTTGTTCACGGCGGCCACCTTCGTGTATTTCTCGCTGGGCATCAAGATGCTGCAGCATGGCCGGGACACCCGTCCCGGTTCTTTCCTCAAGTTGTTCAAGAGCCCGATCATGGTCGCCATGGTGCTGGGAGTATTGTTCGCGGTCTTGCATGTGCCGTTGCCGCAACCGCTGTTTTCGGCAATGAAGCTGCTCGGCGAAGCCAGCATTCCGATCATGCTGTTCGCGCTCGGCGTGCGCATGATGGACATCAGCTTCAAGAGCTGGCATATCGGCCTGGTCGGGGCGGTGACCTGTCCGCTGGTCGGATTGATCGTCGCCTTCGCGCTCGATCAGGTGTTGCCGCTGACGTCAGGTCAGCGCGGCCAGATGTATCTGTTCGGCGCCTTGCCGCCGGCGGTGCTGTGTTTCATGGTGGCCGAGCAATACCGTCAGGAACCCGACAAAGTGGCGGCGATCGTGCTCATGGGAAACCTTGCCGCGCTGGTTTTCGTGCCGCTGGGTTTGTGGTTGGGATTGCAACCCTCAATCCGTTGA